Within the Rosa rugosa chromosome 2, drRosRugo1.1, whole genome shotgun sequence genome, the region CATATATTCCATTGAATtgggtttatttatttatagctTACTCTGTTTTGTGTTTTCGAATATTCAATTAGTTATGCAGCTAAATATGTGAAGGAGTATATTGAAGGAGCAAAACCAATTTTTTCCGTTGGGGAATATTGGGATTCTTGCAACTACAATGGTCATGGTTTGGACTACAACCAAGGTATAATATGGAGATTATGTGATCCCCAGGGGAAGCCACTAGGTGTAATGCAGTAGTACAGTTAGCTAGTTCCTATATTTAACTTGTGTCTAGTAGAAATTCTTCCTTCATTAAGTATTTGGACTTGTCTGCAGATTCAGATTAGTAGATATGGGCCATTTTGAACTGATGCTCATGATtaggtttgtgtacatgagacaatggtggattagtgaaaattgaaatgaatgattttggatgtgtatTTTATGGTTTTATGAATGAataatgcatgcataccaattgtaacagGGGACTACTAGTGATTTATTGGATTAATTATCTATTGTTATGCATAACTAAACTTCTGTCCTTGCAGTGGGAAAGAAAAGCAAATCACTATTACACAATGGAGAATGTTGATGTTGTCCGGGCAGAGTGGGCAAAGTATGTTATGAAGTTCAGAGATAACTAGTGCATGTGTAGGTTTATTAACTAGTGCATCAACTTTTGGACATGgatagttgatatatatatatatatatatatatatatatatatatatatataggccagaTTTTGATTGCAGTACTGCTAGCTATTTTGCTATGTTGTTTAGTTGGTTGCCCACATTGTGTTGTGCTTCTGGTTTATTAGCAAGCAgtactgcatgcatatattttggtGGCTGCCCAGTTTAGTATATATGGGCCGTTTAGAactgatgttgatgattagaacTGTGATGTTGATTattaggttctgatgttgatgattagaacTATGTACCtgagacaatggtggattaatggaaattgcaatgaatgattttggatgtggattttatggtttcaggaatagccaattttaatttccagaatgcatgcataccaattgtacaggggactactaaaatatgtcatcacaaactgcaagctacaacaaaagcacaccaaaatgtgtggttgcagctgcacagaCATAACACAAAAATCAATAATAAGTCTATTGTCTGTTTGACAAtgggacaacagaaaattgtagtctgaaagccaaaacaacaacataagttagtTCAAAGTACTGGCTaaagtgtataacaacaacaaataagtgtgattggacgtgattacagacaatataaaacacgtactattagtggtccttgttatattcagaccacaaaaatttgtcgtcgtaatgagattgacataacaaaaatctattgtctaaaccatttcccaacatcacatatgtataattgaaaaatctttcacacaacacttaaatgtcatacaaataaaccatagaacgacacttaattgtcctctgatacacattacgaccacatataattgtcgtgtaaagtaaattagcacaacctttaagtgTTGTTATATGATagaagacactacatatgagtcttcatatttcttatttaaagGCATTCAcaccacacaaataagtcttgcaatatgcttcacagaatagtatttcaaaaaatactgttattgttttgtttatcagacaatacaaaacagTTGTTTGAATGCGtttaaagaaacagatcacaatgttcccaaaatgcaaaactcatcagacgacacattttttatgtcgtctgaaaattcagacgacagaactcttctgtcgttcgatacgcccaagacacgacatcgtactagacgacacattttggttcgttcagacgacagaacagttctgtcgtctgaaggcctttttgacatagtgaaacttgatcctaagacagttagttgctattttataggttatccagataaatctaaaggctataaattatattctgctcatcattcacctagaatttttgaaacacatcaagtaaagtttctaagtgaaaaagttcacaatacaaaccttgaggatttaacctcagattttgaggaaattgtgtcggatgagaatataagtgttgtattgcctttagaacaagatgtaactgatcgagtcactggtcgagtaactgaccacgtaactgtccctgatcaagtaaccggtcatgtaactggtcatgtcactgaccatgtaactgaccaagtaactatacctggtcatgtaactgaccatgtaactggtcaagtacctgtcactggtcaagtcactgtcgCTGGagaagtaactgaccatgtcactggtcaagtaactaaccaagtaactgtcactggtcaagtaactgaccctgtaactgatcaagtccctgtcaaccctcagcctagaagatcacagagagcaagaaaaccaacttatgggggggaagatagtgactacattgtttatctgcaagaagcagaaattgaaatggactgtgcagaggacaatgatccaactacatttaaccaggctattgaaagtaatgaatctcaccaatggcagctagcaatggaagcagaaattgattccatgagccaaaatgcagtttgggaattagttgaacctgaccctaatcagaaacctataggttgtaaatgggttttcaaaaccaaaagagatgcaaatggcaatgtagagagacataaagcaagattagttgccaagggttttacacagaaggagggcattgattttactgagactttttctccagtttctacaaaagactcgtttaggataatcatggctttagtggctcactttgatatggagctacaccaaatggatgttaagacagcctttttgaatggtgaactagatgaagtgatttatatgaagcagccagaaggttttgtgcaagctggaagtgaaaacttagtatgcaggttaagaaaatcaatttatggccttaaacaagcttctagacagtggtacaagaaatttgattatgtgatttctacttttggatttacagagaatcttgttgatgagtgtgtttacttgaagacaattgggaacaattttattttcctagtactctatgtcgatgatatacttttggctagcagtaattttatactgcttaaagacaccaagagctttctgtcaaagaattttgacatgaaagacttagaagaagcatcctatgtactaggcattgagattaaaagagatagagcacagagactacttggtttgtctcaacagaattatatcaccaaagttttgaagagatttggtatggagaagtgtgcagctggagaagtccccatgtccaagggtgataaactaaccaagaagcaaagttccaaaagtgatgttgagaaagaaaatatggagtcaaagccttatgctagacttgtaggaagtctcatgtatgcacaagtctgcactaggccagacttgtcttttgcagtagggattttatcgagattccaatctaatccaggccatgaacattgggtagctgggaagaaagtgttgaggtacctgcagaaaacaaagaatcacatgctagtttataggcaagtggaggatctgaaactcgttggattttcagattctgatttcgcagggaactatccagactccaagaagtcaacttgtggatatgtgtacatgctagcaggaggtgcagttgcttggaaaaccatgaagcaaacactagtttcaacctccaccatgcaagctgaatttattgcagtatatgaaactgtgtgtgaaggactttggattaggaatttcttgatgcagaccaaagtgttaagtcacattgtggcaggcacacttgtgatttattgtgataatgaagcagctgttttcttcagtaagaacagtaaaaggtcaaataattctaaacacattgatttaaagtattacagtgttagagaaagggttaagcatggtgagatagctgttttgagcattgacacgaattcgcagctagcagaccccttcaccaaggccttgtcagtagcagcattccagaaacatacagccagcattggagttttagctaatctagatgcttaggttcagtagagagttagtccagttggagcaatttaaatttctaaggtttttgagttcttgtattttttagttgtgatcttttgactttatttatcacaacttatttgtaatgacaaattttattattaataaattttgaggtattttcaaattctggttattgctgcagtttttgttgaatgttctgaaaattatcgattttgtgtttaaagttatacttgctatcagatggcttaaatcatgtgaagcatgatgttaaggttcaagcaatatttttaagccatcagtgttcagtgaatttgcttgagtttctggttttagaaacataaagtaggacctaatatatgtttacttgttgatacacattaacatatattgtatcacttctggttgaacatatgtggattgcagaagcttgtgttagtggttttgaaactctgcatttttgttaaaatgtactgtttcttgctctgcataagtaactgtgatctgaccatgttggaatggattttcgatttgagtttgttatctagggcgcacttcagtaagttaagtaggttttgatgttctctggtgcaaatcatggagcatgatatgtgtgagtccaagggggagattgtaagatcaaatatggacataacacatatcatcataaagtaattgatgattagcttaatatcaatcctaatttaacatggatacaaacagtaaatcaatactagtgacttaatgaagtagtgtatcaattcattaaggatagtaatccattgcttagtcgacaagaaaggctataagttgtgatacattaggaatctaatagtgaaacctaaaccgacaaggaatgctttaatgggaagcttcttgaggtttaagtctcatatatatatacagatgaattggtctctgattactaccacgactattgcatattgttctgtccattgagaagcaagttggtaagtaacagaagaccacattcagtgatcgagttaagcagttgcataagatggaatccatgtctgttattgctgaaggtaaaccttaatccttttatgattgttgtgcatatgttgtgagcatgtaactatggttttacaactTACTGTAGCTAAATGAATGTTTCAAAATGACAGATTCTATCCTCCCTTGGGAGAGGCAATTACGGATTGCCATCAAGCCTTCGAGATGAGATCAGAGGCCGCACAGCATTTTCATCTCTATCCCATCTCCACTCTCCCTCTGACGCTGCCGGGCTCTCATCACAGACGCCGCCTCAGCCTCTCATCACGAAAACCCCAAGCACAGAGCAATCGAGTCAAACACCATCACATCATGACCTGAACCCACATCCTCCCCCAATTTCAGATCGGGAAGCCAGCTTTTCTTCATCCTCTCTTTACTACAGAACGCATCCTGGTGAGGAAAAGCTAGTTTGTCTCTCTTGATTTTCGATCTCCCAAATCAATTTTTCTTTCAGCTTGGTtgaataaaatttcaaaaacCTGTTTGGGTTCTAGTattcatttcaatttcaagATTATGTGTGTGATTTACAAACTTGGGTTTGATTTCTGGGCAACAAAACGTACGATTTGGTTGAATTTGTTTTTCAGACTTCATGTgcttgtgattttgtttgatgGGTTTAATTCCTCTTCTATGGTTTTGGTATTCAAGCTCTTGTATTTAGTTTAGTATTCAAGCTTTTGGTACGCAAGTTGATGTGGTTTTCGTGTATGATACATTATAATCTTGCAAGTTGATGTGGTTTTCCACACTACCATGTATGAAAATTATATATTATCATCTAGCTTCTTTGAATCTTTTGGAATGGTTTCAGTGGAGCAATCATGTTATGTTCATGgttcacaaaaaaaaatgaaaaataaaaatgttgaTCGATCATGGTTAATAACCGAAAATGATTAATTATACCCCTTTTCTTATTTGGTTCAATGGTTGGGTAATAATAATGAGCTTAGTGTTTGCATTTTTCTTCTGAATACATAATCCAAGCTAGacaatttttcttctatttggtGCAAGTATTAATAGTAAATTGTTGATATGCATGTAGGTTTCCCAGCACAGGAAGCTAGCTGGCAGGTAGCTGAAAAAGAGATCAGATCAGAAAAGTGGTGCAGGTCTCATATTATAGCTAGTAAAGGCTTGCAATAAATTGAGGTACTGTTTCTTTAATCCTTGAGGAGATGAATGCTTCTAATATATGTGGTTAATTAGAGAGAGATCGATACTTCTTGATTTGTTAAAGAGTTGTATTATGATatcttttttttggtctgaatacTTCATTAAACAAAGCAAAGAGAACAAACATAAGGAACCCAGAAAACAtcttaaacaaaacaaattgaTTTGTTATATGACTGGAGGGTTAATCTCATGCATATGCACATTAGCTAGTTGCAATAGCTTATTATTAAAAGCAAATTCAAGAGATTCCTTATTCAAAGGTTTGCTAATATATGAGCTGAGATTGAGCAATATTTTCCTTCTCTGGCTAACAGACCCAGCTAGCTCCTATTGATCTTATCAGCTTGTCTAGTTTAATTAGGAGAACGCATGGAATTAAGGCAATACCGTCTATGTCTATATGTTACTTTTGTTAATGAACTCAAGGTTGTTTATGATCTTTCAACCgcatatatttattttatttttatttttaaatagcTGGGTCAGCCTAACCGTAAGCATATTTCTCGTAGGTGCTCaaatggtgatgaagaagaagacaaggaaGTTGGTTGGAAATACCTTCATGGTGATGTTTTCAGACAACCTTCAAACATACCACTGTTTTGTGCCGTCTTGTTCAAGATCCAAAGACACCGATCTGGAAAACCTCGGAAAGGATGTTATTCATCATTCTTGAATTATTGATATGGATTTTGAAATACCAAAGTTTTGTACAGATACTTGATTAGATTCAAGCAGATCCTATTTTTTCATTAGTCCATTTGATCAGAGAGAACTAATCTGCATTTTTTGATATGGTTGTTTGGTTGTTCTCTGGTGACTTCTCTTTGCACTTGATTTGGTTGGATGACAAAATTTTCGCAGTTGGTTTGTTTGCTAATTTGTTTAGGCTCTTTATATTTGAAACATATTTGCTTACTTGATGCGAACCAAAAACCAATTGTTATTAATGTTACTAATATATTTATATgagttatttttaaaattgttcaatattaatcatatatcgtcaccatgatttataaaaattgaaagttaacaaaaattaataaggacataataaagattaaaaataataacaagagcATTTGAAGAACTTTGTATTAccttcaatcaaaaaaaaaaaaaaatttgtattaccaaacaatcaaagcaaaataatctctcatgtctaatttggtcattccacaaacaaaaagcataagCCAGTTtgatttaccaaacactttgccaCTACTGCTGCCACTGACAGCTCttataaaaagccagtttaccaaacactcagcagctttgcttttcagccacttattctcagaaataagcagaagccagcttttctgaaaagcccagccataccaaacatagccATAGAAGCTTTGTTATTCTGCTCTCTTCTCATCATGTCATCCATATATGGTATTCAACTTGGTCTCTTTTCAAATAATTGAACTTGGGCTCTGGAGTCAGCTAGGACCAGACAACAAGAGTAGGGAACTAGGGATTGGGGAATTAGGTCACCATCCATTACTACTTTTAAATAATTGGAGCTTTTTTATCATCATTATTATCACCAATAGAGATTGTCTAGGCAATTAGGCATGAACCAGCTTTCTAAGGCTTCACCATAatttaaaatcaataaaaagagACAAACATAAGCATCTATCTGCCCCTCTTGTCCGAATGAGTGTAAATAAACAATAGTCACTACTTACTAGTCAGCAATCAAAGACTATAAGCcccaaagggaaaaaaaaaaaaaaaaaaatagccatATTTTTAtctcaaattttacagatatttcttcactttatcggggatatatcgtaaatatctaatatataggggatatttgacgatgtcggagaaatttcgcagaaacggtgaaagataagatatttaccccccTAAATATATCGGTCCGTCGAAAAAAGGAGACATCGGGGGAGATATCGGATatatcgcagatatttaaaaccttgcatGGGCCTTTAAGTAAACGACATCGTTCCCATTACCACGAGGGCCTTTTGGTAAACCAACACATAGGTTCCCTGGAATTTTGGAACCGTGGTAGTCCATTTGAATTCCTGCAAGGGCATTGTGGCATCCATATTGTTAggaaagcaagaagaagaacgaACACGGAATTCAACGGAGACGACGCCGTTTCGGATCGATAGGGGACgacgcagaagaagaagaagatcaggAAATGTTGAAGAGACTGCAATTACAAGAACAATGCCAGCTACAGGATTTGAACCAAGTCATTGATCATCTGGGGCGCCACTGCTTTGCTCCCGACGATTCTCTCGTCTCCAAATCCGCATACTACGACCTCCAACtcgtactctctctctctctctctctctacatttCTCTATCTTATCGAGTTACCATGCCTTTGGTTTATTGTTGGGTTTTGCAGGCTAGAGAGGAAATGTGCAGGGAACGACTGCGTTACTTGGAGGCCATGGTAAccctgtttttggtttttggagtTGTTATTATTGAACTAGTTTTTCTATTTCTGCAAGAGTTTTAAATGTAAGTGTACATGTATGTTGGTTTGTATTGTAATGTAGGCAATTTATAGTGAGGCAATTGCAATGGTGGAAGATTATCACCAAGGCTGGGGGAACCCTCCTCAGGTTTGTATTTTGTTCATTTGCTCAATGTATTGGAATTTCGGAACGATCATCAATATGCTTGTTGGGAACACTATATATGAATATTCAGTTGTTGATTCGAAATGAGCATATGATCTTCATGCATGGAACGGAATGGTTTCATGAATTTATGCCTTGCGATGAAATATAATTAGGAGGCATAGTATTAATATAAAATTGACTAGAACTGCTAGAGATAGTGAGATATACTATGGGATGGTATGAATTTAAAGTAGTAATCCATGGAAGACTATTCACTTTGAATTTAACCCTTTGTCTGAACTGAAATATGCACCGATGGACTTTGAATTTTAGATTTTCTTCTAAAAACAATTTGGTGATTCAATTTTCATTGAATGCAAATGTGCTGGTCGAATTTTGTATTTGCCTGATATATGTGAGCCATTTAAGTACTGATGGAAATTGGGATTTTCATGTCTATATCAGCTGTTTAAGACGTTGGAGCATCTTATGATCACTGCGGAAGCCGCTCAAAGGTTGAGGCTTCCTCTGCTCTCTAAAGACGGTGATATTCATGAGGAAGAAATTGAAAGATGCAGCATAGTGTCACAAAGTTCCCTCGACAGTACTTGTACCAGTTTCACAGTCGGGTCAAGTTCTAACTCTCCAAATTATAGTGGTGCAAATAGCACAGTTAGTGCAGCAAACAACAATCTTTGTCTCAGTGCTACTTCAGTCGAGGAACCTGGACTTGGAGGCGTTCCCAATCGCTTTCTTGGAATTACACCTGCATATTTATGGAAAACACAGCTTCAACAAATCCCTTTCAACATGGTACACTGTCTATTATGGTTCTGCCATACAAAAGtgccttttcttttctaatctatccttcttctttttttgttattatATCGCATCTGAACATTGTTTCTTATAATTGCTGTTACTTCATTATATATAGTCCATTGTAAAGAAGAATGAAGATATTATTTTGATATAACAATCCTATATATAATTGGAAGCTTCAGACACAACCATCATCTTTCAACTGCAGGATCTGGCAGAATACCGGCTGTGTCTTTCCGATGAGATTGAGGCTCGTTTGCAAGCTAAATGTGATAAGTTAGCAAACGCCTTTATAATGGAAGACataggtctctctctctctctctctctctctctctctctctctctctctctctctctctctctctctctctctctctctattgaTTTCTCTAAAGCAAAATTTGGTTTTATGAATGGCCGTGGGGTGATCAAGTTCGCTAATGTTCTCGAAATTTAATACACTAACAACAATGTTTTTGGAAATATGTATGGTAGTTATAGGGGTAATTGACACCAGTGCTTTATTGCTGCAGACTGGTCGTCATCCGGACAGGAAAATACTAGTGATCAGTTACCAGAAAGGTTTAAGTTGCTCTATAATGCAATTTTAGTTTACGGTAATTTCATGCATGGATAAAGATTCTGTCTCCTGATGTTTGACAAAATTATTTGGCATATAACAACATCTGTTACATGAGCTAGAAGCTGACATGAATGGTCCGCAATCATGGAATTATTTCTAAAGTGTTTCGTGGCTTAAGATGaagtgtttctttcttttcaagaaAATAGTTAAAATGTCATTCTCTGCTAAATGGTTAGCAGTAGCACCCTCATTTTTTAACACTACTAATTACAATGAATAGTCGAGTGACAAGAGTTTGTGGTTATCATTGTACCTTGCAATGCATCTATAGACCAATGCTCTCGGTGAACAATTAAATTAATTTATAAATTTCTGAACCGCTGTTCTGTTTCTTTCTGTTATGATCTATAGTGTGtttctcttttctggtgagttTATCAGGGTAAAGTTAATAACTGAGGAGCTGGAAAGGGAGGAAGCAGCTCTGAAGGAAGATCTGTATTCAGCAGAAAGAAGATTTACTGAATACTACAATGTATGAAACAAGTATATATTTCCTGTTTCTGCAGATTTATACCGGCCATATTTTGTTCAGGAGGATATGTGACGGATAGTCTTTTTGCACAAACTAGGTTTTAGAGCAGATATTGGGAGTTCTTATAAAGCTGGTCAGAAATTTGAAGTTGCAACATCAACACAAATATGTAAGCTTCTAGTACTCGAATCATTGATATGTTTTcagcaataatttttttttttatatgccTTAAAAACTGTTGTAAATTATCCTTTATGTATTTTTGTTGTGGATCATTCTTGAACCTTCACTGAACTAATGATCTATAGGATGAACTGCAAAAGATATTCTTGTGCAAAAGGTGCGAGACCATAGATGCAAAATTGAGGTTTGCTGTCTGGTTTTTCTGTACTtcaattatttaatttttgcattaattttaattaatttactATTTTCCATATGTTCCCATATGTTTATGAACTTTGTTGCTTAGGTCTTCTTACGGAAGTTCAGTAGCGATTTCTGGCTAACACCATGGTTTTCATTTATTCTAACATTATTAGTAAATATTTCCCACTTCATTTCAGGAGCCTGGAGTATGGTCTCCTTCGGGACACTTATTCTAAGGATTCAGTACCTGCCCTGCATAAAATAAGGTATGTACCGATGACTCGTTTGAAAGCATGTGCAGGTCACTAGCTCAAGTTCATATAATCAGTTTAGCTCATTTCCAGGAAATATCTTCTCGAAGCTACAAAAGAAGCTTCAATCACACATGATAAAGCAGTATGTTATTCTAATTCTTATCTGTTTTGCTTTTCCTATGCGAATCCTCAGTTCCTGGTTAGAGTTTTCATTATTGACAACAGTTTCAATGATTTTAAAAACGATCTCAGGCTGCTTCTAGTCATAATGTATTTTCTTTAgcattctttgtttttttttttttttcaatacttGTTTGCTTGTTTGGATTGATGTGCCAATCGGTCAAGCTGTAAATTGCTCATAACTTATTTGCTGCTAAATCTGTGGTTTTTATGGCATTCTGTTAGGAAGTTTTAGTTTTGACTAGATCTCTCTTCCTGGCTATGTACTAGttgagttttctttttgttttaccAGGTTACTCGCCTTCATGAGTATCAGAGTGTTGATGCTCACTTCAATAAAATTGCAGGGCAGTACCGTGATATTGTAAAGGTAATAGGAATGGTTACAGTTGTCCATTGGTTTCCTAATGCTAAACTAATCAACATTCCTCCACAGAAGTTGGAAAATATGCAATGGACGATCCAGCAAGTAGAAATGGACCTGAAACGCGTCCCAGAACTACCCTAATGCATAGAATTTGTTTCTTTTCCTGCAGTTCGCTGAGTGTTCCCATTGGTTGTGATGCTTAGCGGCGTCCATCAGTTAGAAAGTAATGCATTAACAAGCGTACCCAATTCAATTGTAAATGGATGTCAATTTCTCTCCTTTATCCGTTTAAAATTTCTGCTCATAGATTTATAGCTTGAACGTATATAGCAAGTTTGGAAGAATAAGATTCATAGTGTGCTCAAGACTCATAGAGTATTTTGGAACATCTCGGCTTTTTACTTCTAATTTTCTTATAACTTAAAACTCTCAGCATCCATCTCCACATGTTTCTTGGAAAACCGAGACTGTAAAACCACATCACATGTATAACTCACCCTATCGCAGTGCATAGCACATGTTAGAAGCATTAATACAAATGATCATAAAACTGGTCTCATACACAGctttgacttgggactgtttaCCGACAATGGCACAACAAGGCATTACAAATCTGTTACTGAAAAGTTTACATTCCAACTATTCACCCACAAGTGCAAAGAAAATAACTTCCAACTAGTCCTCAAACATATGAGAGGTAAAATTAGCATATGGTTTACTTCCAGCAAACAGAGAATATGGGAACAGGGTAGATCAGACTTGTTCTCGTCCTTATCCTTACAAGAACATTCTCAATCGTCTTCTCTTTCTGGGGGAGGACCGCAAGGCAAAAGCATTCTCTGCACACCAAAATAGATTTTGGTAAGTAAAATTAACACAAGTATTTTGGAGTTCAAAAAATACCCAGATTTAGCCCGAATTAGCCCCAAGTAACACTAATGGGACAGATATGAGCTTGCCAATAGGTCCGAGTAGGAGAGTGTGGTACACAAAGACACACTAAAACAGTTTGGTAGTAATTTAAAGAAAAAGGTTTTACTCACAAGATCCTATTCAAAACTAAGCCTTGGTATAAGCTTCAAAAAGCATATTTGACACCAATTATCGACATAATTTTCCAGAAGCTCAACACTAATTTGATGAAATCATGCTCTCCACACTCCAAGAAGATAACATATCATTATATTTGAATTTTCACCTTAGTTTAAAATCTGTCCAAGAGATAATATTAAAATCTAAAGTCTCCAAGGCTAAAATTTTATGCTGAAGTGGCAATATGAGAAAACATAAGGATATTTATTTGTGAAAACAGTATTTGATAGGGGCATAGTTAGCCCCAGTAGTTTGGACAATAGTATGGGTCTAAATGTCGAGATCACCGGACAGCTAATGAAACTTGTATCCGACCGGTAGCCCCCTTTTTATATGTAATGAAAAGGGACCAAAAACCCACTAAGAAAACCTTTCAGTTCAGTTCAGTT harbors:
- the LOC133734376 gene encoding AUGMIN subunit 4-like isoform X3 — encoded protein: MLKRLQLQEQCQLQDLNQVIDHLGRHCFAPDDSLVSKSAYYDLQLAREEMCRERLRYLEAMAIYSEAIAMVEDYHQGWGNPPQLFKTLEHLMITAEAAQRLRLPLLSKDGDIHEEEIERCSIVSQSSLDSTCTSFTVGSSSNSPNYSGANSTVSAANNNLCLSATSVEEPGLGGVPNRFLGITPAYLWKTQLQQIPFNMDLAEYRLCLSDEIEARLQAKCDKLANAFIMEDIDWSSSGQENTSDQLPERVKLITEELEREEAALKEDLYSAERRFTEYYNVLEQILGVLIKLVRNLKLQHQHKYDELQKIFLCKRCETIDAKLRSLEYGLLRDTYSKDSVPALHKIRKYLLEATKEASITHDKAVTRLHEYQSVDAHFNKIAGQYRDIVKKLENMQWTIQQVEMDLKRVPELP
- the LOC133734376 gene encoding AUGMIN subunit 4-like isoform X2 gives rise to the protein MLKRLQLQEQCQLQDLNQVIDHLGRHCFAPDDSLVSKSAYYDLQLVLSLSLSLYISLSYRVTMPLVYCWVLQAREEMCRERLRYLEAMAIYSEAIAMVEDYHQGWGNPPQLFKTLEHLMITAEAAQRLRLPLLSKDGDIHEEEIERCSIVSQSSLDSTCTSFTVGSSSNSPNYSGANSTVSAANNNLCLSATSVEEPGLGGVPNRFLGITPAYLWKTQLQQIPFNMDLAEYRLCLSDEIEARLQAKCDKLANAFIMEDIDWSSSGQENTSDQLPERVKLITEELEREEAALKEDLYSAERRFTEYYNVLEQILGVLIKLVRNLKLQHQHKYDELQKIFLCKRSLEYGLLRDTYSKDSVPALHKIRKYLLEATKEASITHDKAVTRLHEYQSVDAHFNKIAGQYRDIVKKLENMQWTIQQVEMDLKRVPELP
- the LOC133734376 gene encoding AUGMIN subunit 4-like isoform X1, translated to MLKRLQLQEQCQLQDLNQVIDHLGRHCFAPDDSLVSKSAYYDLQLVLSLSLSLYISLSYRVTMPLVYCWVLQAREEMCRERLRYLEAMAIYSEAIAMVEDYHQGWGNPPQLFKTLEHLMITAEAAQRLRLPLLSKDGDIHEEEIERCSIVSQSSLDSTCTSFTVGSSSNSPNYSGANSTVSAANNNLCLSATSVEEPGLGGVPNRFLGITPAYLWKTQLQQIPFNMDLAEYRLCLSDEIEARLQAKCDKLANAFIMEDIDWSSSGQENTSDQLPERVKLITEELEREEAALKEDLYSAERRFTEYYNVLEQILGVLIKLVRNLKLQHQHKYDELQKIFLCKRCETIDAKLRSLEYGLLRDTYSKDSVPALHKIRKYLLEATKEASITHDKAVTRLHEYQSVDAHFNKIAGQYRDIVKKLENMQWTIQQVEMDLKRVPELP